The following is a genomic window from Thermodesulfobacteriota bacterium.
GTATTAAAAACTATAGGGAGGTTAATACAGATGCCGAGATTTTTAGTCACACGGACGGTGCCTCCGTCGTTAAAAGAGGAAGAACTTGCCGCTGCGGAAAGGCTCAATAAAAACACAGCAGAACAAGTAGGCATAAGGTGGATAAAAAGCTACTATTCGGGAAAGGACGGAAAGTTCTACTGTGAGTATGAAGCGCCAAACATTGAAGCAATATACGAGCATGCAAGACGCGCGCAAGCGCCGATAGATTTCGTCTCTCTCATCTCAGATGAGTTTGATCCTAGTATGTTTAAGTAGTTATAATATAGTCAAAGTCAATTTAAGGAAATATTACTTATGCCAAAATTCCTAACAGTGCGGACAGTGCCTCCTTTAACAGACGAGCAGATCTTCGCTTCGTCAAAACGATCCATGGCTGTTGGCGAGGAGATAGGGGTAAAGTGGATAAAGAGCCATTATTCAGCGGCGGATGGAAAGCTCTATTGCGAATGGGAAGCCCCGAGCGTCGAAGCAATTTATGAGCATGCAAAGTTACTGCAAAGTCCGGTAGACTCTGTCTCTCTTATTTCAGATGAATTTGATCCCAGTATGTTTAAGTAGTTATGATTTGGTCAAAGTTAATTTAAGAGAATATTACTTATGCCAAGATTCCTAACAGTGCGG
Proteins encoded in this region:
- a CDS encoding DUF4242 domain-containing protein; translation: MPRFLVTRTVPPSLKEEELAAAERLNKNTAEQVGIRWIKSYYSGKDGKFYCEYEAPNIEAIYEHARRAQAPIDFVSLISDEFDPSMFK
- a CDS encoding DUF4242 domain-containing protein encodes the protein MPKFLTVRTVPPLTDEQIFASSKRSMAVGEEIGVKWIKSHYSAADGKLYCEWEAPSVEAIYEHAKLLQSPVDSVSLISDEFDPSMFK